A single window of Halosolutus gelatinilyticus DNA harbors:
- a CDS encoding DUF354 domain-containing protein: MRYLFFANTPAHVHLYKHAVQALEERGHEVFVLARDYTCTVDLLEWYDIPYEVYGYCDTSKGSLLSRLPAHYVRAIRRARRFDPDLIFGMGSYAAHTGAVSRTPTVLLIDSEPASLDHALSTPFARAILTPNTFRKDLGDDHYVFPGFKECAYLHPEIYEPNPSIRSKLGLGPEESYAIVRLNAFGSQHDVGKRGITGEQRYELIERLSEETTVLVSDEGGDVDFDGLPARPFDLHPALLHDVLADAELLVADTQTMVTEAALLGTPAIRSNSFVGDSDMGNFVELENQGLIHNVAAFDDVIDLSMRLLRDDDAEETWQRRRTEFLADKANLTEVIVDVARDRGRVGDVDSLRQFDRPAASEAAQSVGIGGD, from the coding sequence ATGAGATACCTGTTTTTCGCAAACACGCCGGCGCACGTCCATCTGTACAAACACGCCGTGCAGGCGCTCGAGGAGCGGGGCCACGAGGTCTTCGTCCTCGCGCGCGACTACACCTGCACGGTCGATCTGCTCGAGTGGTACGACATCCCCTACGAGGTGTACGGCTACTGCGACACCTCGAAGGGATCGCTGTTGAGCCGACTGCCAGCGCACTACGTGCGGGCGATCCGCCGCGCCCGCCGGTTCGATCCGGACCTGATCTTCGGGATGGGAAGTTACGCGGCCCACACCGGCGCCGTCAGCCGGACGCCGACGGTCCTGCTCATCGACTCCGAACCGGCGTCGCTCGACCACGCGCTCTCGACGCCCTTCGCCCGGGCGATCCTGACGCCGAACACCTTCCGCAAGGACCTCGGGGACGACCACTACGTGTTCCCCGGGTTCAAGGAGTGTGCGTACCTCCACCCCGAGATCTACGAGCCGAACCCGTCGATCCGATCGAAGCTCGGGCTCGGCCCCGAGGAGTCGTACGCGATCGTTCGGCTCAACGCCTTCGGCTCCCAGCACGACGTCGGCAAGCGTGGGATCACCGGCGAGCAGCGGTATGAACTCATCGAGCGGCTGAGCGAGGAGACGACAGTGCTGGTCTCCGACGAGGGCGGCGACGTCGACTTCGACGGCCTCCCCGCGCGGCCGTTCGATCTCCACCCCGCGCTGTTGCACGACGTCCTCGCGGACGCCGAACTGCTGGTCGCGGACACCCAGACGATGGTCACCGAGGCGGCGCTGCTCGGCACGCCGGCGATCCGATCGAACTCCTTCGTCGGCGACTCCGACATGGGGAACTTCGTCGAACTCGAGAACCAGGGCCTGATCCACAACGTCGCCGCGTTCGACGACGTGATCGACCTCTCGATGCGGTTGCTCCGCGACGACGACGCCGAAGAAACGTGGCAGCGACGGCGCACCGAGTTCCTCGCGGACAAGGCGAATCTGACCGAAGTCATCGTCGACGTGGCGCGCGATCGGGGTCGCGTCGGCGACGTCGATTCGCTGCGGCAGTTCGATCGGCCGGCGGCGTCGGAGGCCGCCCAGTCGGTCGGCATCGGCGGCGACTGA
- a CDS encoding GNAT family N-acetyltransferase: MDVERIDLAEWRDALPASGTEVFHDPDALSVLADHTDSELHLYGAYKGDHAVGLVPAFVAERSIGKTVFSPPVSFGVPRLGPIINPHSPKQRKWEQINDELANGMIDALDVDERTTLFRMTCPVGYTDPRPYGWNDLAMEPQFTYVVDVEGCNDMEDVMTGFSKSLRNEMRRFEDLDLTIETEGIQSALRIYDDVIDQFEKHDDTPPMTHAFLRDLLSSLDDDRWRVYVARGPDGEYLSGIVTLYSNDLAYYWQGGVVATYENVSVNNMLHRTILEDLVTDPQFDSVSGYDLVGANTERLCEYKGKFNGDLRPYYVVESAGVEMQLAKTAYQKLSGSIGKT; encoded by the coding sequence ATGGACGTCGAACGGATCGACCTCGCGGAGTGGCGCGACGCCCTTCCAGCAAGCGGCACCGAAGTGTTCCACGACCCCGACGCGCTCTCGGTGCTCGCCGACCACACCGACAGCGAGTTGCACCTGTACGGCGCGTACAAGGGCGATCACGCGGTCGGGCTCGTCCCCGCGTTCGTCGCCGAGCGATCGATCGGTAAAACGGTGTTCTCGCCGCCCGTCTCGTTCGGCGTGCCGCGGCTCGGACCCATCATCAACCCGCACAGCCCGAAACAACGGAAGTGGGAGCAGATCAACGACGAGCTGGCCAACGGGATGATCGACGCCCTCGACGTCGACGAGCGGACGACCCTCTTTCGAATGACCTGTCCCGTCGGCTACACCGATCCGCGACCGTACGGCTGGAACGACCTCGCGATGGAGCCGCAGTTCACGTACGTCGTCGACGTCGAGGGGTGCAACGACATGGAGGACGTGATGACGGGGTTCAGCAAGAGCCTCCGAAACGAGATGCGCCGATTCGAAGATCTGGACCTGACGATCGAGACGGAGGGGATCCAGTCGGCGCTGCGGATCTACGACGACGTCATCGATCAGTTCGAGAAACACGACGATACGCCCCCGATGACGCACGCGTTCCTCCGCGATCTTCTCTCGTCACTCGACGACGATCGGTGGCGCGTCTACGTGGCCCGCGGGCCGGACGGGGAGTACCTGAGCGGGATCGTCACCCTGTACTCGAACGACCTCGCTTACTACTGGCAAGGCGGCGTCGTCGCCACTTACGAGAACGTGAGCGTGAACAACATGCTCCACCGGACGATCCTCGAGGACCTCGTCACCGATCCCCAGTTCGACTCCGTCTCGGGATACGATCTCGTCGGAGCGAACACGGAGCGGCTCTGCGAGTACAAGGGCAAGTTCAACGGCGACCTTCGCCCGTACTACGTGGTCGAATCCGCGGGCGTCGAAATGCAACTGGCGAAGACGGCCTACCAGAAGTTATCGGGCTCGATCGGGAAGACCTGA
- a CDS encoding sulfatase-like hydrolase/transferase: MPDRSPNVFVLTVDSLRADAYEAWMDKLAATIQGVEFRNAFATASNTGSSMPALAAGVYCDRVANATPNLKLGESRDDDGLTTLAEALSDAGYECSLWSDNVIFGAERNYDRGFGGGRTGTPNWKNRAQTLVQRTGSDRLFDACRWAYFNVLGRIESAVASDANYYVSAETHHRSVLDALEDTSGGQMHWIHYMDVHHPFEPPAEYLADRPLHADRRPEELADLSSAAIVRNRGAGTSDEDVEDVEQAYLAACEYLRDRIASFVETLIERDHYVPGHDVLVFTADHGEGFDRELHGMLGHTPTPAFWDDLVRVPLIVGHPAWDAAAVEYQVSQIDLIPTVLRALDVPVPDSAEGTAAERPSDLRRERIFFTATGPYRTYHGVRSRSGRKLFADRISDSDSVELTGDDGDELDRERVLLTRVEDGEETIEFERDLDARTKPSNAADRKHWRELHRRLCDARGEVATRRFDAMLTDETVAQLEQLGYVDNIR, encoded by the coding sequence ATGCCTGACCGATCACCGAACGTCTTCGTCCTGACGGTCGATTCGCTCCGGGCCGACGCCTACGAGGCCTGGATGGACAAACTCGCCGCCACGATCCAGGGGGTCGAGTTCCGCAACGCGTTCGCCACCGCGAGCAACACCGGCAGTTCGATGCCCGCACTGGCGGCCGGCGTCTACTGCGATCGGGTAGCGAACGCGACGCCGAACCTCAAACTCGGCGAGAGCCGGGATGACGACGGTCTCACGACGCTGGCGGAAGCGCTCTCTGATGCGGGCTACGAGTGCTCGCTGTGGAGCGACAACGTCATCTTCGGGGCCGAGCGGAACTACGATCGGGGGTTCGGTGGCGGTCGAACGGGAACGCCGAACTGGAAGAACCGCGCCCAGACGCTCGTCCAGCGGACGGGTTCCGATCGGCTGTTCGACGCCTGTCGGTGGGCGTACTTCAACGTGCTCGGCCGAATCGAGTCAGCGGTGGCCTCGGACGCCAACTACTACGTCTCCGCGGAGACCCACCACCGCTCAGTTCTCGACGCCCTCGAGGACACCTCCGGCGGCCAGATGCACTGGATCCACTACATGGACGTCCATCACCCGTTCGAACCGCCGGCGGAGTACCTCGCCGACAGACCGTTACACGCCGATCGACGACCCGAGGAACTCGCCGACCTCTCGTCCGCAGCGATCGTCCGGAACCGCGGCGCGGGGACGTCCGACGAGGACGTCGAAGACGTCGAACAGGCCTACCTGGCCGCCTGCGAGTACCTGCGGGATCGGATCGCGTCGTTCGTCGAGACGCTAATCGAGCGCGACCACTACGTTCCGGGCCACGACGTGCTCGTGTTCACGGCCGATCACGGCGAAGGATTCGACCGCGAGTTACACGGAATGCTCGGACACACGCCGACGCCGGCGTTCTGGGACGATCTCGTCCGCGTCCCGCTGATCGTCGGCCACCCGGCGTGGGACGCCGCCGCCGTCGAGTACCAGGTCAGCCAGATCGACCTCATCCCGACGGTGCTGCGCGCACTCGACGTTCCAGTTCCCGACTCCGCCGAGGGTACGGCGGCCGAGCGGCCCTCGGACCTGCGCCGCGAACGGATCTTTTTCACCGCAACCGGCCCGTACCGAACCTATCACGGCGTTCGCAGCCGGTCCGGGCGGAAGCTCTTCGCGGACCGGATCAGCGACTCGGATTCCGTCGAGTTGACCGGCGACGACGGGGATGAACTCGATCGCGAGCGCGTCCTGCTCACCCGCGTCGAAGACGGCGAGGAGACGATCGAGTTCGAACGCGACCTGGACGCCCGGACGAAACCGTCGAACGCCGCCGATCGGAAGCACTGGCGGGAACTCCACCGGCGCCTTTGCGACGCGCGGGGCGAGGTCGCCACCCGGCGATTCGACGCCATGCTCACCGACGAGACGGTCGCCCAACTCGAGCAACTGGGTTACGTGGACAACATTCGGTGA